The Polaribacter tangerinus genome has a segment encoding these proteins:
- a CDS encoding DUF6089 family protein, with protein MKNTILAIIFISFSYVLQAQVYEIGVTFGGTNFIGDVGSTQYLNPNTAAGAVFFKYNWNPRIAFKGTYSFLPIRGNNKNSDRVLPPINGINVADYSFKNTINEVALGMEFNFYEYDISSSNKSWTPYILIELAAFNYTTTQREVSPNNYIYTNKTSFAVPFGLGFKSKLIGDFAFAIETKFRYTFEDDLDFSTDKIPSLNFGGTGNDWYVFTGFSLIYTFGRPACYTKGL; from the coding sequence ATGAAAAACACAATATTAGCGATTATATTTATTAGTTTCTCATATGTTTTACAAGCACAAGTGTATGAAATAGGAGTTACTTTTGGAGGAACAAATTTTATTGGAGACGTAGGAAGTACGCAGTACTTAAACCCAAATACAGCAGCCGGAGCTGTGTTCTTTAAATACAATTGGAACCCAAGAATTGCTTTTAAAGGTACCTATAGTTTTTTACCAATAAGAGGAAATAATAAAAATTCAGACAGAGTTTTACCTCCAATAAATGGCATAAATGTAGCTGATTATAGTTTTAAAAACACAATAAACGAAGTAGCTTTGGGTATGGAATTTAACTTTTATGAATACGATATTTCTTCTAGTAACAAAAGCTGGACTCCCTATATCTTAATAGAGTTAGCTGCTTTTAATTACACAACAACACAAAGAGAAGTTAGTCCTAACAACTATATTTACACTAACAAAACTTCTTTTGCTGTTCCTTTCGGACTAGGGTTTAAATCGAAATTAATTGGTGATTTTGCATTTGCCATAGAAACTAAATTTAGATATACTTTCGAAGACGACCTTGATTTTTCTACTGATAAAATTCCCTCTTTAAATTTTGGTGGCACTGGAAATGATTGGTATGTATTTACAGGATTTTCATTAATTTACACTTTTGGTAGACCTGCCTGTTATACCAAAGGATTATAA
- the bamA gene encoding outer membrane protein assembly factor BamA — protein MKLFSATLVCIALIYNVNINAQTKQDSLSVVKKDTLANKTTSFEEGKEYILGGISVTGLKKFSEETVRVFTGLRYGQGIKLPGDKLTSAIKKLYESNQFSNVDVYLARLDGENVYLQFDVQELPQINKVKINGIKKSKAKELLKDTELKIGKMVTDNLLVTSKNYFAKKYTDKGFLKTKVSIDVTKDTTDINVVNMSIFIDKGKKIKIKNINFTGNEAVSERGLRKAMKNTKKKFFGRFWKGSKYIEEEYQEDLESILEKYSRLGYRDARILSEGITWNDDNTININIELEEGRQYRFAEILFVGNKEYTDEQLNSILKIDKGDVYNGAVLKERVKGDGTPTSSDISTLYQDNGFLFSQVNAVETKVKNDSISVEIRIREDEKARIKRVTVSGNDKTNDHVLFREIRVKPGDLFSRSAIIRSIREIGQLGFFDQNVTPDVVPDYQNKTTDINFNVIEKGGSQIELQGGYGGGSFIGTLGLSFNNFSIKDIFNKKAYKPLPMGDGQSLSLRLQSSRTFSTYSFSFTEPWFGGRTPKSLSFSIYQSNQFQINPQTFDVDRDRRLGITGASIGLGQRLKWPDDFFQLSQTVSYQSFQLKNYGFRVGSNILNNGTLNNLAYNLNLSRNSAGPSLIFPTYGSEFSFGVKATLPYSLFNNKDYTEPTGLTAEEQNDFLADKYKWLEYYKLNVKGKWYTSFTDKLVLMSNAEIGYLGFYNDELGQTPFERYFVGGDGIAVFQLDGREVVGLRGYENNRLSSIDGGTIYNKFQLELRYSITDAPSASIYTLGFLEAGNSYNNFNEFNPFEVKRSAGLGIRIFMPAFGLLGIDFAHGFDPLPGQIEKSGWQTHFIIGRQF, from the coding sequence ATGAAATTATTTTCTGCAACCTTAGTATGTATAGCATTAATCTATAATGTAAATATCAATGCACAAACAAAACAAGATAGTTTATCTGTAGTAAAAAAAGATACACTTGCCAACAAAACTACCTCTTTCGAAGAAGGTAAAGAGTATATTTTGGGCGGTATTTCTGTTACCGGACTTAAAAAGTTTAGCGAAGAAACCGTAAGAGTTTTTACCGGCTTAAGATACGGACAAGGAATAAAATTACCCGGAGACAAACTTACTAGTGCCATAAAAAAACTATATGAAAGTAATCAATTTAGTAATGTAGATGTTTACTTGGCAAGGTTAGATGGAGAAAACGTGTATTTGCAATTCGATGTGCAAGAACTTCCACAAATAAACAAAGTAAAAATTAACGGAATTAAGAAATCTAAAGCCAAAGAATTATTAAAAGACACAGAACTTAAAATTGGTAAAATGGTTACCGATAACTTATTAGTAACCTCTAAAAATTACTTCGCAAAAAAATATACAGACAAAGGGTTCTTAAAAACAAAAGTTTCAATTGATGTAACAAAAGATACTACAGATATTAACGTAGTAAACATGTCTATATTTATTGATAAAGGAAAAAAAATTAAAATTAAGAATATTAATTTTACTGGAAATGAAGCTGTTTCTGAGAGAGGGCTTAGAAAAGCAATGAAAAATACTAAAAAGAAATTTTTTGGTAGATTTTGGAAAGGCTCAAAATATATAGAAGAAGAGTACCAAGAAGATTTAGAAAGTATTTTAGAAAAATACAGCCGTTTAGGATATAGAGATGCTCGTATTTTAAGCGAAGGAATTACTTGGAACGACGATAATACCATAAATATAAATATAGAACTGGAAGAAGGAAGACAATATCGATTTGCTGAAATACTATTTGTTGGAAACAAAGAATATACCGACGAGCAGTTAAATAGTATTTTAAAAATTGATAAAGGAGATGTATATAATGGAGCCGTACTAAAAGAACGAGTTAAAGGAGATGGTACCCCAACCTCTTCAGACATTTCTACCTTATACCAAGATAACGGTTTTCTGTTCTCGCAAGTAAATGCTGTGGAAACAAAAGTAAAAAATGATTCTATTTCTGTAGAAATAAGAATAAGAGAAGATGAAAAGGCTCGAATAAAAAGAGTAACAGTTTCTGGGAATGACAAAACTAATGACCATGTCCTTTTTAGAGAAATAAGAGTAAAACCAGGAGATTTATTTAGCCGAAGCGCCATCATTAGATCTATTAGAGAAATTGGTCAGTTAGGTTTTTTCGATCAAAATGTTACTCCCGATGTTGTACCAGATTATCAAAATAAAACAACCGATATCAACTTTAATGTTATCGAAAAAGGAGGTAGCCAAATAGAACTACAAGGAGGTTACGGAGGTGGCTCATTTATTGGTACCCTAGGTTTGTCTTTTAACAATTTTTCTATCAAAGATATTTTTAATAAAAAAGCCTACAAGCCTTTACCAATGGGAGATGGACAAAGTTTATCTTTAAGACTACAATCTAGTAGAACTTTTAGTACATATAGCTTTTCTTTTACAGAACCTTGGTTTGGAGGTAGAACTCCAAAATCACTATCATTTTCAATTTATCAATCAAATCAGTTTCAAATAAACCCACAAACTTTTGATGTAGATAGAGATAGAAGATTGGGTATAACCGGAGCCTCTATAGGTTTAGGACAACGTTTAAAATGGCCAGATGATTTTTTCCAGCTCTCTCAAACAGTGTCTTACCAAAGTTTTCAACTTAAAAACTATGGTTTTAGAGTTGGTTCTAATATTTTAAATAACGGAACATTAAACAACCTTGCCTATAATTTAAATTTAAGTAGAAATTCTGCCGGACCAAGTTTAATTTTTCCTACTTATGGTTCTGAATTTTCTTTTGGCGTTAAAGCAACATTGCCATATTCTCTTTTTAATAATAAAGATTATACCGAGCCAACAGGTTTAACAGCAGAAGAACAAAATGACTTTCTTGCAGATAAATACAAATGGTTAGAATATTACAAACTAAACGTAAAAGGGAAATGGTATACTTCTTTTACAGATAAATTAGTATTAATGTCTAATGCAGAAATAGGATATTTAGGTTTTTATAACGATGAACTCGGGCAAACACCTTTTGAACGTTATTTTGTAGGTGGAGATGGAATTGCTGTTTTTCAATTAGACGGTAGAGAAGTTGTAGGATTAAGAGGATATGAAAATAATAGATTATCTTCTATCGATGGAGGAACTATTTACAATAAGTTTCAATTAGAATTAAGGTATTCTATAACAGATGCGCCCTCTGCCTCTATTTATACTTTAGGATTTTTAGAAGCAGGAAACTCTTATAACAATTTTAATGAATTTAATCCGTTTGAAGTAAAAAGATCAGCTGGTTTAGGTATACGTATTTTTATGCCTGCATTTGGTTTACTGGGTATTGATTTCGCACATGGTTTCGATCCATTACCTGGTCAAATAGAAAAATCTGGTTGGCAAACACATTTTATTATCGGAAGACAATTCTAG
- a CDS encoding type IX secretion system membrane protein PorP/SprF: protein MYVRISFLLVSIFMLKVNAQETLPIYTDYLSDNVFLVHPSAAGIGNSSKLRLTARQQWFDVPNAPSLQTMSFHSKFSEYSNAAYGVVLFNDKNGFHSQKGIQGTYAYHLPMGNSSVFEQLSFGLAFTFVQNQSDQRSFTGDPAVAAIVESTSYYNADFSVAYHRGGFSSYFTVKNLFLTAKNNLNVLEPLDLRNFVVSAGYYFGLENFVQFEPSVMLQFREGTGERIADVNLKAYKNLSKTQLWAALSYRRNFDADSLEDASYITPILGVNYKNFMFSYAYTRQLNEILFADSGFHQISVGINLWTKEPRAAACPNINGNFGSF from the coding sequence ATGTATGTAAGAATTTCCTTTTTACTTGTGTCCATTTTTATGCTAAAAGTAAATGCACAAGAAACTTTACCAATATATACAGATTATTTGTCGGACAATGTTTTTTTAGTGCATCCATCTGCTGCAGGTATTGGAAATTCTAGTAAGCTTAGACTTACAGCAAGGCAACAATGGTTTGACGTGCCTAATGCTCCATCATTACAAACTATGAGTTTTCATAGTAAATTTAGTGAGTATTCAAATGCAGCTTACGGTGTTGTTTTATTTAATGATAAAAATGGATTTCACTCACAAAAAGGTATTCAAGGAACTTATGCTTACCATTTGCCCATGGGAAACTCCAGTGTTTTTGAGCAACTTTCTTTTGGTTTGGCATTTACTTTTGTTCAAAATCAGTCAGACCAAAGGTCTTTTACAGGAGACCCTGCCGTTGCAGCAATAGTAGAGAGTACTAGTTACTATAATGCAGATTTTAGTGTTGCTTACCACAGAGGTGGATTTTCATCTTATTTTACGGTCAAAAATTTATTTCTAACAGCCAAGAATAATTTAAATGTTTTAGAACCTTTAGATTTAAGAAATTTTGTAGTTTCTGCTGGATATTATTTCGGCTTAGAAAACTTTGTGCAATTTGAACCTTCTGTAATGCTTCAGTTTAGAGAAGGTACCGGAGAGCGAATTGCAGATGTAAACTTAAAAGCATACAAGAACCTTTCTAAAACTCAACTATGGGCAGCGCTTTCTTATCGAAGAAATTTTGATGCAGATAGTTTAGAAGATGCTTCTTACATTACCCCAATTTTGGGCGTAAATTATAAAAACTTCATGTTTTCATACGCTTATACTAGGCAATTGAACGAAATATTATTTGCCGATTCGGGCTTTCATCAAATTTCTGTAGGTATTAATCTATGGACAAAAGAACCAAGAGCTGCGGCGTGTCCGAATATAAATGGAAATTTTGGAAGTTTTTAG
- a CDS encoding isoprenyl transferase has translation MDKKVHINLQRVPQHVAIIMDGNGRWAKGKGMNRVFGHKNALTAVRESVESAAEIGVKAITLYAFSTENWKRPKLEVDALMSLLVSSLKKELNTFQKNGVVVNAIGNIESLPTKAQKVLKEVIDITKNNDKITLTLALSYGAREEIVNTIKNISKKVVNKELSIEEINENTINNHLYTFNLPDVDLMIRTSGEYRISNFLLWQMAYAELYFTEVLWPDFRKEHFFDAIIDYQNRERRFGKTSEQITE, from the coding sequence ATGGATAAAAAAGTACACATTAACTTACAAAGAGTACCACAACACGTAGCCATAATTATGGACGGAAACGGACGTTGGGCAAAAGGTAAAGGAATGAATAGAGTTTTTGGACATAAAAATGCATTAACTGCAGTAAGAGAATCTGTAGAAAGTGCCGCAGAAATAGGAGTAAAAGCAATTACCCTTTATGCATTTTCTACCGAAAACTGGAAAAGACCAAAATTAGAAGTAGATGCATTAATGAGTTTATTGGTAAGCTCTCTTAAAAAAGAACTGAACACATTTCAAAAAAACGGAGTTGTTGTAAATGCCATTGGTAATATAGAAAGTCTACCAACAAAAGCCCAAAAAGTTTTAAAAGAAGTAATTGACATTACAAAAAATAACGATAAAATTACTCTAACACTTGCTCTAAGCTATGGAGCAAGAGAAGAAATTGTTAATACAATCAAAAACATATCTAAAAAAGTTGTTAATAAAGAACTTTCTATCGAAGAAATAAACGAAAATACTATTAATAACCATTTATATACATTTAATTTGCCCGATGTAGATTTAATGATAAGAACTAGTGGAGAATATCGCATTAGTAATTTCTTACTTTGGCAAATGGCCTACGCCGAATTATATTTTACAGAGGTATTATGGCCCGATTTTAGAAAAGAGCATTTTTTTGATGCTATAATAGATTATCAGAATAGAGAACGAAGATTTGGAAAAACAAGCGAACAAATTACAGAATAA
- a CDS encoding pyridoxine 5'-phosphate synthase, with protein sequence MTKLSVNINKIATLRNSRGGNVPNLLKVAADIQSFGAQGITIHPRPDERHIKYQDARDLVSVVTSEYNIEGNPIQSFIDLVLETKPTQVTLVPDAIDAITSNAGWNTIDNQSFLSEVIQEFSNNGIRTSIFIDTDFKMIEAAAKTGTDRVELYTEAFADAYQKGNKNGIKPYIDSAVLAHKLGLGINAGHDLSLDNIKYFKENIPNLAEVSIGHALISESLYLGLENVVNMYLHRLK encoded by the coding sequence ATGACAAAGTTAAGTGTAAATATTAATAAAATAGCAACTTTAAGAAATTCTCGTGGTGGAAATGTGCCAAATTTGTTAAAAGTAGCAGCTGATATTCAAAGTTTTGGTGCGCAAGGTATTACCATTCATCCAAGACCCGATGAAAGACACATTAAATACCAAGATGCCAGAGATTTGGTTTCTGTAGTTACTTCAGAGTATAACATCGAGGGAAATCCAATTCAATCTTTTATAGATTTAGTTTTAGAAACAAAGCCAACACAGGTAACGTTGGTACCAGATGCTATAGATGCTATTACTTCAAATGCAGGTTGGAACACTATAGATAATCAGTCTTTTTTAAGTGAAGTGATTCAGGAGTTTTCTAACAATGGAATTCGCACTTCAATTTTTATAGATACCGATTTTAAAATGATTGAAGCCGCAGCAAAAACTGGCACAGACAGAGTAGAGTTATATACCGAGGCTTTTGCCGATGCATATCAAAAAGGTAATAAAAACGGCATAAAACCATATATAGATTCCGCTGTATTGGCTCACAAACTGGGCTTAGGAATTAATGCTGGGCATGATTTAAGTTTAGATAATATTAAATATTTCAAAGAAAATATACCCAATTTAGCAGAAGTTTCTATTGGCCATGCTCTTATTTCAGAAAGTTTATACTTAGGTCTAGAAAATGTAGTAAATATGTATTTACATCGACTAAAGTAA
- a CDS encoding OmpH family outer membrane protein, whose protein sequence is MKNLKTLLLIAVFTLGVAGVANAQKIGHIDYQRVVDNMPETRALGVTLEKIGKTYQDDIEGMKKKLEEKYQKYTAEQATQTPENNKKRAEEVQVDRARLEQAQQAAYQEMQAKQNEGIAPIVKKAEKAIEEVAAAKGILYVFDAKSLIVKKGEDLYEAVKVKLGLLKDKPLPQQGQ, encoded by the coding sequence ATGAAAAATTTAAAAACGTTACTATTAATTGCTGTATTTACTTTAGGAGTGGCTGGTGTTGCGAATGCACAAAAAATAGGTCATATAGACTATCAAAGAGTTGTAGATAATATGCCAGAAACGAGAGCTTTGGGAGTTACCTTAGAAAAAATTGGTAAAACATACCAAGATGATATCGAAGGAATGAAGAAAAAATTAGAAGAAAAATACCAAAAGTATACTGCAGAACAAGCAACTCAAACTCCAGAAAACAATAAAAAAAGAGCAGAAGAAGTTCAGGTAGATAGAGCAAGATTAGAGCAAGCGCAACAAGCTGCTTACCAAGAAATGCAAGCGAAGCAAAACGAAGGTATTGCACCAATTGTAAAAAAAGCAGAAAAAGCTATTGAAGAGGTTGCCGCTGCGAAAGGTATTTTGTACGTATTTGATGCTAAATCTTTAATTGTAAAAAAAGGAGAAGACTTATACGAAGCAGTAAAAGTTAAATTAGGTTTATTAAAAGATAAGCCTTTACCACAACAAGGACAGTAA
- the murI gene encoding glutamate racemase — protein sequence MMFTNNPIGFFDSGVGGTSIWKEVVTLLPNENTIYLSDSKNAPYGEKSKEEIINLCRKNTAYLLKKKCKLIVVACNTATTNTISFLRNEYSVPFIGIEPAIKPAALTTSTNTIGILATKGTLNSALFEKTANSIPKSITLKETIGKGLVELIENGKLDTPEMNTLLASYLQPMLSENIDSLVLGCTHYPYLIPQIRKIVGNTIRIIDSGEAVARQTKNVLYKNNIENSSKTKGTHLLFSNKNTNTLKNLLAKEIENVTVKKLDF from the coding sequence ATGATGTTTACTAATAATCCTATTGGCTTTTTCGATTCTGGTGTAGGTGGTACTTCGATATGGAAAGAAGTAGTTACCTTATTGCCAAATGAAAATACAATATACCTTTCGGATAGTAAAAATGCACCGTACGGAGAAAAATCAAAAGAAGAAATAATTAATTTATGTCGAAAAAACACAGCGTATCTTCTTAAAAAGAAGTGTAAATTAATTGTTGTAGCTTGTAATACAGCTACCACCAATACAATTTCTTTTTTACGAAATGAATATAGTGTTCCGTTTATTGGTATAGAGCCAGCTATAAAACCGGCAGCGCTAACTACCAGCACAAATACTATTGGTATATTGGCTACCAAAGGAACCCTAAATAGTGCGCTTTTTGAAAAAACAGCTAACAGTATTCCTAAAAGTATTACACTTAAAGAAACTATTGGAAAAGGACTTGTAGAGCTTATAGAAAACGGAAAATTAGATACCCCAGAAATGAATACATTACTGGCCTCCTATTTACAACCAATGTTATCAGAAAATATAGATTCTTTAGTTTTAGGCTGTACACATTATCCGTATTTAATTCCTCAAATTAGAAAAATTGTTGGAAATACCATACGAATTATAGATTCTGGTGAGGCGGTTGCTAGACAAACAAAAAATGTACTTTATAAAAACAATATAGAAAACTCGAGTAAAACAAAGGGAACTCATTTACTATTTAGCAATAAAAATACAAATACCTTAAAAAATTTATTAGCTAAAGAAATAGAAAATGTAACGGTTAAAAAATTGGACTTCTAA
- a CDS encoding CBS domain-containing protein, producing the protein MEITAQILNEIKPLKQSNSLEDAKELFANYPITHFPMVENHRFLGCFAEQDIQTLEESNSLITNYNHLLNVFFTDEKASILEVLKIFADNDTNILPVLDATKNYKGYYDLNDILDLFATSPFLAENSETILVEKLETDFSMSEIAQIIESNNSKVLGIYVSEKKENTVQITIKTITKDVQEIVHSFRRYDYKIISSHEDDVYLEDLKNRSQYLQKYLEM; encoded by the coding sequence ATGGAAATAACAGCTCAAATACTAAATGAAATTAAACCTTTAAAACAATCAAATTCTTTAGAGGACGCAAAAGAACTGTTTGCTAATTACCCAATTACTCATTTTCCGATGGTAGAAAATCATCGTTTTTTGGGGTGTTTTGCAGAACAAGATATTCAAACATTAGAGGAAAGTAATAGTCTAATTACAAATTACAATCATCTTTTAAATGTATTTTTTACTGATGAAAAGGCAAGCATTTTAGAAGTTTTAAAAATTTTTGCAGACAATGATACCAATATTTTACCGGTGCTTGATGCAACTAAGAACTACAAAGGTTATTACGATTTAAATGATATTTTAGACCTTTTTGCCACGAGTCCGTTTTTAGCAGAAAACAGCGAAACTATTTTAGTAGAAAAACTAGAAACTGATTTTTCGATGAGTGAAATTGCTCAAATTATAGAATCTAACAATAGTAAAGTATTGGGTATTTATGTCTCAGAAAAAAAAGAAAACACCGTTCAAATTACTATTAAAACAATTACAAAAGATGTACAAGAAATAGTACATTCTTTTAGAAGATATGATTACAAAATAATATCGTCTCATGAAGATGATGTATACCTAGAAGACTTAAAAAACAGGTCTCAATATTTACAAAAGTATTTAGAAATGTAA
- a CDS encoding alpha/beta fold hydrolase, translated as MNSHTILHSTVLGKGSPLLILHGYFGMSDNWKTLGNRFSDTFEVHLIDQRNHGRSFHESVFNYDVLVEDLKRYIAHYNLEKCSLIGHSMGGKTAMLFAVKYPELLHNLVVVDISPRFYEPHHNAILAALNSVDFSIDTSRKLVENKLEKLIPEIGVRQFLLKNVYWKEKGQLAYRFNLDSLTFNNKEVGAALPPHTVFNKETLFLKGENSNYITEKEEATIYTHFPEAIIKEIKNAGHWLHAENPTQFYDEVIHFLQ; from the coding sequence ATGAATAGCCATACTATCTTGCACTCAACTGTTTTAGGGAAAGGGAGTCCTTTATTAATACTACATGGTTATTTCGGAATGTCGGATAATTGGAAAACTCTAGGAAATCGATTTTCAGATACTTTCGAGGTTCATTTAATAGACCAAAGAAACCACGGAAGAAGTTTTCATGAATCAGTTTTTAACTATGATGTTTTAGTAGAAGATTTAAAAAGATACATAGCGCATTATAACTTAGAAAAATGCTCTTTAATTGGACATTCTATGGGAGGGAAAACTGCTATGTTATTTGCTGTAAAATATCCTGAACTTTTACATAATTTAGTAGTTGTAGATATTTCACCCAGATTTTATGAGCCTCATCATAATGCTATCTTAGCAGCGTTAAATTCGGTTGATTTCTCTATTGATACCTCTAGAAAATTGGTAGAAAATAAGTTAGAAAAACTGATACCTGAAATTGGAGTTAGACAATTTTTATTAAAAAATGTATACTGGAAAGAAAAAGGGCAATTAGCTTATCGTTTTAATTTGGATAGTTTAACTTTTAATAATAAAGAAGTTGGAGCTGCTTTACCACCTCATACAGTTTTTAATAAAGAAACTTTGTTTTTAAAAGGAGAAAACTCAAATTATATTACCGAAAAAGAAGAGGCTACAATTTATACTCATTTTCCTGAAGCTATTATAAAAGAAATTAAAAATGCTGGGCATTGGTTGCATGCCGAGAATCCAACACAATTTTATGACGAAGTAATTCATTTCTTACAGTAA
- a CDS encoding NAD kinase encodes MKKVAVYGQSYSISAEKEIQILLEVLEENNIVCFIEKKFYELLVSESILTKKYPTFADFKDLNNSFDVMFTLGGDGTILRAVTYIRNLGIPILGINTGRLGFLATINKKTIKESVSLILKGEYIIQKRSLLSVKTVPETTALSSLNFALNEVTIARKNTTSMIGVTTTLDNEYLTNYWADGLIIATPTGSTGYSLSCNGPVISPDSKSLVITPIAPHNLNARPMVISDKTAIKLEVASREKEFLVSLDSRITSIPENTTVFIEKATFTIKSMIPNNQSFLQTLRSKLLWGEDTRNETNL; translated from the coding sequence TTGAAAAAAGTAGCCGTTTACGGACAATCGTACTCTATTTCTGCAGAGAAAGAAATACAAATTCTACTAGAAGTGCTAGAAGAAAATAACATTGTCTGCTTTATAGAAAAAAAGTTTTACGAATTACTAGTATCGGAAAGCATTTTAACAAAAAAATATCCAACTTTTGCCGATTTTAAAGATTTAAATAATTCTTTCGACGTTATGTTTACTCTTGGTGGCGATGGTACTATTCTTAGAGCTGTTACCTACATTAGAAACTTAGGAATTCCCATTTTAGGAATTAATACTGGTCGGTTAGGTTTTCTAGCGACTATCAACAAAAAAACAATCAAAGAAAGTGTTTCTCTTATTTTAAAAGGAGAATATATTATACAAAAAAGAAGCTTACTTAGTGTAAAAACAGTACCGGAAACTACGGCGTTATCTAGCTTAAATTTTGCTTTAAATGAAGTTACAATAGCTAGAAAAAACACTACTTCGATGATAGGTGTAACCACCACATTAGACAATGAATATTTAACAAATTATTGGGCAGACGGATTAATTATTGCTACACCAACAGGCTCTACAGGATACTCTTTAAGTTGCAATGGTCCGGTAATCTCTCCCGACTCTAAAAGTTTAGTAATTACTCCTATTGCGCCACATAACTTAAACGCAAGGCCTATGGTAATTTCAGATAAAACTGCTATAAAACTCGAGGTAGCTTCCAGAGAAAAAGAATTTTTAGTTTCGTTAGACTCTAGAATAACTTCTATACCTGAAAACACTACAGTTTTTATAGAAAAAGCAACTTTTACCATAAAAAGTATGATACCCAATAATCAGTCATTTCTTCAAACTCTTAGAAGCAAATTATTATGGGGAGAAGATACCAGAAACGAAACCAATCTTTAA
- a CDS encoding OmpH family outer membrane protein, whose translation MKKIILLTILLVSSSIIRSQRNQIIAYIDMEYILENVPEYLEAQNTLDEKVVKWRQKLDKEARNIEILKEDLANEKAILTTDLIEEKEEEISLKQNELRRLESLYFGPNGDLFSLRKQLVKPIQDQVYNAVQNIAARKKFDFVFDKSSELVMLYSNKKYDISELVLASIDRTRLIEEKKEQKEAAKNAPKELTNKQKEVLAKKEKAVEAALSKKEARKKAIEQKRAELLKKREEKRELLRKKKEALRKKKEDLKKKVNKDQKQ comes from the coding sequence ATGAAAAAAATAATTTTACTAACCATTCTTCTAGTTTCAAGTAGTATTATTAGATCTCAAAGAAACCAAATTATTGCATACATCGATATGGAATATATTCTAGAAAATGTACCAGAATATCTAGAAGCACAGAATACTTTAGATGAAAAGGTTGTAAAATGGAGACAAAAATTAGATAAAGAAGCTAGAAATATAGAAATTTTAAAAGAGGACTTAGCAAATGAAAAAGCTATTTTAACTACCGATTTAATTGAAGAAAAGGAAGAAGAAATCAGCTTAAAACAAAACGAGTTAAGAAGGTTAGAATCGCTATATTTTGGTCCAAACGGAGATTTGTTTTCTTTAAGAAAACAACTAGTAAAGCCAATACAAGACCAAGTTTACAATGCTGTGCAAAATATAGCAGCAAGAAAAAAATTTGATTTTGTTTTTGATAAATCTAGTGAATTAGTAATGCTATATTCCAATAAAAAATACGATATTAGCGAGCTCGTTTTAGCTTCTATTGACAGAACACGATTGATAGAAGAAAAAAAGGAACAAAAAGAAGCGGCAAAAAACGCTCCTAAAGAGCTAACCAATAAGCAAAAAGAGGTGTTAGCAAAAAAAGAAAAAGCTGTAGAAGCAGCACTATCTAAAAAAGAAGCTAGAAAAAAGGCAATAGAACAAAAAAGAGCGGAATTGCTTAAAAAGAGAGAAGAAAAAAGAGAACTATTAAGAAAAAAGAAAGAAGCGCTAAGAAAGAAAAAAGAAGACTTAAAAAAGAAAGTAAACAAAGATCAAAAACAATAA